aattaacGTTAATCTTACACAATCAACACTTTTGTCAATGGATGTTCATGGTCTGATTTTCTGATGCGTTAAAGCAGCCTTTGTTCTGAAGGTCTGAAGTTAATTTgctatatatttgtatattatCCAGCATTTCTTTACTGCCCCGAAGTGCTAGTAAGGATGGGATATACCTGAGTTTTCATGTATGTACCTCACGAGTTGCCAGTTTTGGTACCAGGCACTCCAGAAGTTAAGATCATGTTAAGGATAGTCCTGTTTCCTGGCAAAGCACCTGCCCTAGGGAAGGATTCATGGAAGCCCAAATGTGTTGAGATAGGGCACTATACTCAGCTTGTACTTCCATGTGCACCTGTTCTTAACACAAACTTGTCTTTATCTGTAGCTTTTTCTTTGCCTATAAGAATCTAAACCAATAAAAATCTGTGTCCAAAGGTAATTGTCACTTGTGCTGGATTTAGTTAATCTTAGCAGAAGTAAAGCAGAACTATCCATTTTGAAGTCAGACTTTACTGATAGAACACTGCCCCATAAAACTTTTGAGAGATTTGCAAGTTGAGGGTGAACACTGGCTAAAACttgtctgtgcttttttttgacTGAGAAGAAAAGATCTAGGCCGACAAAACGCCGACATGTGCAAGAGAGTTCCAGCTCTTCGGAGAGTAGCAGTGAAGACATAGAACTGGACTTAGCAGACAgctcagaagaggaaaaaacaagcaaggaGGAGTGTGTGTTTCCCAGCATTGATCTGTGGATACCGACACGGACAAATATGCAGGAATCAAACAAAGGAAGATACCAAACTCCatcccttttctgtcctgtgagTGCTGATGCAAAGACTAGTAGCAGTGAAGGTCCAAGTGCAACGTGTGATGGAAACAAGGACAGAGCTGCTGATAAATCGTCAGAGTTGAACACCCTCCTGAGGGGCATGGCACGTCCACATTCAACAGACATCGTTGTGAAGAATCCAGTAGAAGTAATGACCAAGGTAAATCCTGGGATGCTCAGTTTGTTCTTGATGGGGTTGGAGCTTAGATCAGAAGTCACAGGGAAGTGCAGTTGCTGCAGTAAAGAGAATATCTGATGAGTAGATGGCAAAATCTTTTCTTGTGCCTCTGTTGGCTGCTTTCTCACTATGCCATTGGGGGGGTGCTGTTGCGAACTGAGCGGTGGGCTCAAACCAGAAATTTCTAGCACTGCCTCCCCATGCATTACCTACAAAATAGCTGTGTTCTTTCCTACCCATAgtgtcacagaaacaaaacttttcctaTCTTCATAAAGAGAATTGTCCAGTGAATTGTGGTGTCTCCCTACCGTGGTGACTAGGGCATATACGCTTAAAGTTTGGAAGAATTAAGTTACTTATACATCTGTATCTGGTTCTGAGTTGGGTTTTCACCCCTAATCACGCACTGAAACAGTACAAACCTTCCTAGCACATTTTTGCAGAAAGATATTCCTtagcaaaatattaaatgtcaaaatttcTATGTAAGTTCATGTAAGCAAAAATGTTCTGAATTTGTGCTAAAAATTGCATGTGTGCCCTAGACTGTGGGATCAGTTGCACTGATGGCAAGTTTGTTGGTTACAGAAgtggtgtgttttgggggttaTGGTATTCAAGGGTTGCAAGAGCTTTAATTTTGATTACAGACACAGCATTATTTTACTAATAGAAGTTTAGGGAAGAGCCAGTGGCTTTTTCAAACCTCTTGTCCCATCCCTTGTACTGTTAACCCAAAGAATGCAAAGAGAATCATCCAATAAATTTTGACCCTCTGTGTGGGCTTCTGTAGCTACTTCACACAAAGGCTTTTTCAAAGTGGAGATTTGGTGTTGTGACAATGCACAAGGACTAGAAGGTAAGGTAAGCATCTGTGCTTCAGGGGTGATTTAATAAGATACTTCCAACAGCAGGAATGTTGGAGACTTTTGTACCTTCTGTGTATAGCCAGTGCAAGTAATTTTCTAAGAGATACCTTCCCTTTTATCTCTTCTTGTACACTTTGTTTTAAGGCTTCCAGATGTGGAAAGCAAGTGCTACAGGTTACCCTGGAGAATGTGAGAAGAGTATTAAGAAATAACACATGCTTTCAGAGGAAACTCGTAAGTGCCTTTTCTGCCTTGTCCACTCCTGTGATGCGAACACTGCCAGGCTGTATTTAGTGGGAAATGTTTTTTGATAGAATCACAAATTTTCTTGCACTGTAGTCTCAAGAGGAAAagctcctaatttttttttctttcataactgCCTCATGAATAGTTTGTCCTGGGACTAATTATGGTAGAACCTTCCTAATTGGAACTATATGTATTTGTTCACACACAGCAATCAAAGATACTAAAACCTTCTGCCGctgttttaacaaaaatatctggAGTTAGTACTTCTGTTGGCCAGAAGCTTCAGGGACTGCAGAACATCACGGAGAAAACTTACCGTCAAGAGAGAGAGCGTTTGAGAAGAATGAACCTTGACAGAAAGCTTCTAATGGCAGTGACACCTTGGGTGGGCAACGTACTACTGCCTTGCACCTTGCAAACTGGGAAGATGGCTTTTCATCAGACAAAAGGTAGTGGTGACCCATCAAGGATAGTACTCTCCTACTTTTTGTCCCTACATTCTGACATCTTCTAAGTGAATGCCCAGCTGATTTTTGATATTGGACTTTTTTTCTAGCTGATTCTATTCAAGAGAAGCTTAAATCGGTCAGTCTTGTGAGCACTCCTCTGTTCACACTTTTCATTCAGGTAGGTTTTACTGTCTTATTAGCATTATCTGCTTTCAAACAGTGATAAtctttatttctatatttgATGGTTAAATAAATGGTTTATCTTTGTTCCTTAAAGTAATCACCTAATACTGGATTAATCTGACCTCATGGCTTGCATATGATGTTACTTAAATAAATCCTGCATCCAGAATCTAATACTCTGAGGACTTTTTCTGTAAGTGTGAAAATGTCCCCAGAGTCTTGTATGTGAAGTCTCTCCCATCCGTCTTGTATTGTTACTGGCTCTACcagaatgtttttattctcaatcaaattttaatgaaatcctCGTCTTGCAGCTCTTTCAGATTGATACCAATGGCTGCATGAAGGTTATTCGTGAGAGAAGGCTAAGGCAGTCAGAGCTGCTTAGGGCTAATGCAAGAAGGCCTCAGCAGGTATTGCACATGGTCTGTTTCTaagcttttcccatttttcattGTCCGTGGCCAGTGGGGCtgtttgtgcgtgtgtgttACCAGTTTGTTTTAGTTCAGAAGCATAATAAAATGTATAAGATGTTGGTAGATGTGGGTTTGATTCACACCTGTGCTGTTTTAATGATCTTTAGATATCTCAGAAGtataatttaatataatttttttggcAGGCTTCCCAAAATATGGAGACTTCTTCAGGTACTTAccagaacatttatttttatgatatgCGAGAACTTTTCACTTAATTCATCACCATTACATTAATGACCAACTTAACTGAAGGAGAACTTTTGGAACAAAACTACATTGTCATGCGCATTTTTTGCTAGCTCTTGGATCTTTCAGTTATTGGCTAAATATGTTACCCTTTGGTaaggactggaaaaaatactgaagggcTGGGGGACCAGTGGCTTGGGACCACCAGTTCTGTAGACGATCACTGTTACGCTCTTCCCCAGCAAGGTGCTGGCTGTAGGTTGTAGTGAACATGCTGGCACCGATCAAAACCCCAGTTCGTTGTTGTCATCCTGGCTGGTGCAAAGTGCCAGTGTAGTGTTGACTAGTACAATTTCTCCTGTGCGGTGTTAAGGTGCATTCCTAGCCCATCTGTGATTTCTGGGGAAATTTACATCATTACTGAACAAGTGGTAAGCTTGTTGCATCAGTTATCTGAAGGGTATCAGGATGGGGCTTGTTTAAATCAAGACTTGTTGTAGGAACTCTcacaaaaaggaattttgctACTTCCTATGCAGGGTACTTGATGCTTAATAGATAAGGAATggtttttgaaaatactgttcaatctttttttttttttttaattttattccccTCCTCTATAGGCAATTCATCACAATCTTCTACTCAGAAGAACTCCCGAAGGGGCATACCAAGGAATGCTGTCAGACCTGTTGCGTTAAAAGCAAGggagactgctgctgctgtctctgagAGCAGCGCCCCTGTGGTGCAGGGAGCTCCTCCAGCCCAAGTGCAAAGGCAGAAGCCTAAAACTGTCTCAGAATTACTGAGAGAGAAGCGGCTAAGAGAATCCCGGGCTAAGAAAGCGATGCAGAGGACAGTATTTGTTGCCCCACAGATGCTGGTTTCAGGGCCACTGATAATCCAGCACCCACCACAGCAAATCATTCCTTCTGCACAAGCAGAGAGCAAATCTGCAGCAGCTGGTTGTACAAACAGCCAAGCACAGTGTGCACCAGCTCCATTGCCAGCATTTACGTCTGTTGCAGGTTCAACTTCTACCCCTATTGTGCTTGAAAACCATTCCTCATCAGCGTCAGAAACTGGGAAAAGCCCTGGTTCCCCACAAGGGGCAGAACAACAATCCAATAAGGAGCTAAAAGAGCAAGCTTTGGAAGGTAGCTCTGAAGGAGGGGTTTTTCCAGGTGTGaatccagctgcagcagagaaggcCCCAAATCAGGGAGGGTGCAATGGTCAGGTCCTGGCTGGTAGTTCAACTTCAGTAGTGTTGCAAAACCAAGCTTTTGTACCACGTCAAATTACAGTGGTGCCTGTTGGCATTGAGTCTGGCACCAACAAATTGTCTCTTTCCGCACCAGTTACCTGTGAACTGAATAGTAATGGACCACAACAGAGGCCAGTGAATCTATTGCCCACTCTTGTAACTCCACAAACTGGTTCGCATTTGATTCCCAACAGCATTCTGCCTTTCACATGGGTGGTGACGCCACAGGCTTTGCTCCCCACCACTGTACAGGCTGTGGTGAGTGTTCCCCAAGGACTGCCAACTGCTGCTGTGAGAAGCCAATGGCAGACAACTGTGACTTCCAATGGCAATGTCTCGAGCTTAGGAGTGCCTCCTGTACCAGCTGGAGCAAGTACACCTCATCCCAGCAGTGCAGACACAAAAGCACCAAGTGCCCAGGTAGCAGAAGGAGCACATTTGGGAAAGACAGCTAATCATTCCATAACTCCCTTACCTGTGACCTCAGTGAGTCCTGGAGGCACCACATCCAGCGGTTCTTCTGCAACGCCGGCATGTTCAGGTGGCTTCTCCAAGGCTTCTGACTCCTCTGCAGCTCAGACAGCTCTTCCAGTTGATGCACCAACCCTgcatgctgtgctgctgccccaAACACAGCTACCTGCAAGTACTCAAGGATCTGATTCACCATGTGTGTTGAGTCTCACTAGTTTGGTAAAGAGCCATGACTCCGTTACAACACATGGATCATCTTCCAATCCAAGCACAAAAGGGATTGTGCTCCAGCCAGGAGATCCAGTTCCTGATAACAATGTCCCAAGGAACTCTGATGGCTTTGCTGCACGAGCATTGAAAAATAGACTGATTGCCTCAAAACCTCCAACTACGCAGCCTGCTGACAGTCCACCCCAGCCAACCACTTCCAGTGCAGAAAAGAATCTACTTGACTTTACCCTGATTTCCCTTGAAGATGAGGGGTTAGTGAAGGAGTGGCTGAATGGGAAACAAGGTGTCCAGGTACCATCACTGCAAACCAGGTTGCCTTATTTGCCACCTTTTCTGTGTAACTTAAAAGCCCTCtcaaagctgcttctgcagaaagcagctctaGAACAGCAAGCGGCATGTCTTCTGCCTTCTGATGCCAGTCAGGATGAAGGTGCTGGGGTTGATTTGAATGCTATCAAAGAACTGGTTCAGCAGAAACTTGGCAATAATCCCGCTTACCTCCTACTGAAAGCCAGATTCCTAGCAGCTTTTACACTCCCAGCTGTACTAGCaactcttcctcctccaaaagTGACAACAACTCTGTCAGCCAGCAGGAAGCAGTATGAAGAGAGTGATGAAGAGGAGTGGCAGAGCGAGAAGGAAGTgtctgaggaagaggagagttGTGGGAATGAATTAACAGGTGTACGGTTGGATGGGACAGTTGGTGATGAGCCCGGAGACAAAGATGCTGATTTACTAAATCAGGTAAACAGAGGTGCTAGGGACTAAAAGCAGAAAGTTACTGCTGGCTAAATATTGCTCCCAGTGGAATCCAGGGTGAAATCCCCACTGTTCTTAAGTGTAGCAGAAATTTGGTCCTTTTGAATGAGCACAGTTTTGTAgctgataaaagaaaaagctctctAGCTCAGCTGGGAACCCATAGTCCTCACAAGGATAAAAGCCTGTGGTTTATGTAGCATGTTAAACT
This genomic stretch from Balearica regulorum gibbericeps isolate bBalReg1 chromosome 20, bBalReg1.pri, whole genome shotgun sequence harbors:
- the SNAPC4 gene encoding snRNA-activating protein complex subunit 4 isoform X1; translated protein: MSRWPGPAGAPPSRPPAAEPAQSPAALDLNAEREKIRREIEELERSLEPGGAGIEVAVSDSSLSSDTDNGEDEDSDSHAEMEMEREDDSSDDDIEGSLPQDPETCLQMNHVYQEVIQEKIEEVKLLIAQNKEQQKEIMCELGGPKIAKAGDGRNLPANIFLGHFMKPYFKDKTTGIGPPSNEDAKEKAAQGIKSFEQLLSTKWKSREKTLLQKSVISDRLQRLLQPKLLKMSYWNQKLEKVKTEMEKQILEKQIKEVEQEIEAINQLPESDLIGNRFDEHDWEKISNIHFDGQRSSEELRKFWQNWEHPSINKKEWTEEEIERLKKIAAKHGYLDWQTIAQELGTNRTPFQCLQKYQIYNKDLKRKEWTKGEDQMLLELVQEMRVGSHIPYKKIAYYMEGRDSAQLIYRWTKSVDPSLKKGPWTPEEDSMLLAAVKKYGERDWYKIRTEVPGRSDAQCRDRYLKALHCDVKKGKWNLEEEEQLIELVEKHGLGHWSKIASELPHRTGSQCLSKWKLMIGSKKRSRPTKRRHVQESSSSSESSSEDIELDLADSSEEEKTSKEECVFPSIDLWIPTRTNMQESNKGRYQTPSLFCPVSADAKTSSSEGPSATCDGNKDRAADKSSELNTLLRGMARPHSTDIVVKNPVEVMTKASRCGKQVLQVTLENVRRVLRNNTCFQRKLQSKILKPSAAVLTKISGVSTSVGQKLQGLQNITEKTYRQERERLRRMNLDRKLLMAVTPWVGNVLLPCTLQTGKMAFHQTKADSIQEKLKSVSLVSTPLFTLFIQLFQIDTNGCMKVIRERRLRQSELLRANARRPQQVLHMASQNMETSSGNSSQSSTQKNSRRGIPRNAVRPVALKARETAAAVSESSAPVVQGAPPAQVQRQKPKTVSELLREKRLRESRAKKAMQRTVFVAPQMLVSGPLIIQHPPQQIIPSAQAESKSAAAGCTNSQAQCAPAPLPAFTSVAGSTSTPIVLENHSSSASETGKSPGSPQGAEQQSNKELKEQALEGSSEGGVFPGVNPAAAEKAPNQGGCNGQVLAGSSTSVVLQNQAFVPRQITVVPVGIESGTNKLSLSAPVTCELNSNGPQQRPVNLLPTLVTPQTGSHLIPNSILPFTWVVTPQALLPTTVQAVVSVPQGLPTAAVRSQWQTTVTSNGNVSSLGVPPVPAGASTPHPSSADTKAPSAQVAEGAHLGKTANHSITPLPVTSVSPGGTTSSGSSATPACSGGFSKASDSSAAQTALPVDAPTLHAVLLPQTQLPASTQGSDSPCVLSLTSLVKSHDSVTTHGSSSNPSTKGIVLQPGDPVPDNNVPRNSDGFAARALKNRLIASKPPTTQPADSPPQPTTSSAEKNLLDFTLISLEDEGLVKEWLNGKQGVQVPSLQTRLPYLPPFLCNLKALSKLLLQKAALEQQAACLLPSDASQDEGAGVDLNAIKELVQQKLGNNPAYLLLKARFLAAFTLPAVLATLPPPKVTTTLSASRKQYEESDEEEWQSEKEVSEEEESCGNELTGVRLDGTVGDEPGDKDADLLNQDMGAEEIAAQSALDSGADVADASAPQIRRSARFRKRRRI
- the SNAPC4 gene encoding snRNA-activating protein complex subunit 4 isoform X3; protein product: MEMEREDDSSDDDIEGSLPQDPETCLQMNHVYQEVIQEKIEEVKLLIAQNKEQQKEIMCELGGPKIAKAGDGRNLPANIFLGHFMKPYFKDKTTGIGPPSNEDAKEKAAQGIKSFEQLLSTKWKSREKTLLQKSVISDRLQRLLQPKLLKMSYWNQKLEKVKTEMEKQILEKQIKEVEQEIEAINQLPESDLIGNRFDEHDWEKISNIHFDGQRSSEELRKFWQNWEHPSINKKEWTEEEIERLKKIAAKHGYLDWQTIAQELGTNRTPFQCLQKYQIYNKDLKRKEWTKGEDQMLLELVQEMRVGSHIPYKKIAYYMEGRDSAQLIYRWTKSVDPSLKKGPWTPEEDSMLLAAVKKYGERDWYKIRTEVPGRSDAQCRDRYLKALHCDVKKGKWNLEEEEQLIELVEKHGLGHWSKIASELPHRTGSQCLSKWKLMIGSKKRSRPTKRRHVQESSSSSESSSEDIELDLADSSEEEKTSKEECVFPSIDLWIPTRTNMQESNKGRYQTPSLFCPVSADAKTSSSEGPSATCDGNKDRAADKSSELNTLLRGMARPHSTDIVVKNPVEVMTKASRCGKQVLQVTLENVRRVLRNNTCFQRKLQSKILKPSAAVLTKISGVSTSVGQKLQGLQNITEKTYRQERERLRRMNLDRKLLMAVTPWVGNVLLPCTLQTGKMAFHQTKADSIQEKLKSVSLVSTPLFTLFIQLFQIDTNGCMKVIRERRLRQSELLRANARRPQQVLHMASQNMETSSGNSSQSSTQKNSRRGIPRNAVRPVALKARETAAAVSESSAPVVQGAPPAQVQRQKPKTVSELLREKRLRESRAKKAMQRTVFVAPQMLVSGPLIIQHPPQQIIPSAQAESKSAAAGCTNSQAQCAPAPLPAFTSVAGSTSTPIVLENHSSSASETGKSPGSPQGAEQQSNKELKEQALEGSSEGGVFPGVNPAAAEKAPNQGGCNGQVLAGSSTSVVLQNQAFVPRQITVVPVGIESGTNKLSLSAPVTCELNSNGPQQRPVNLLPTLVTPQTGSHLIPNSILPFTWVVTPQALLPTTVQAVVSVPQGLPTAAVRSQWQTTVTSNGNVSSLGVPPVPAGASTPHPSSADTKAPSAQVAEGAHLGKTANHSITPLPVTSVSPGGTTSSGSSATPACSGGFSKASDSSAAQTALPVDAPTLHAVLLPQTQLPASTQGSDSPCVLSLTSLVKSHDSVTTHGSSSNPSTKGIVLQPGDPVPDNNVPRNSDGFAARALKNRLIASKPPTTQPADSPPQPTTSSAEKNLLDFTLISLEDEGLVKEWLNGKQGVQVPSLQTRLPYLPPFLCNLKALSKLLLQKAALEQQAACLLPSDASQDEGAGVDLNAIKELVQQKLGNNPAYLLLKARFLAAFTLPAVLATLPPPKVTTTLSASRKQYEESDEEEWQSEKEVSEEEESCGNELTGVRLDGTVGDEPGDKDADLLNQDMGAEEIAAQSALDSGADVADASAPQIRRSARFRKRRRI
- the SNAPC4 gene encoding snRNA-activating protein complex subunit 4 isoform X2 gives rise to the protein MSRWPGPAGAPPSRPPAAEPAQSPAALDLNAEREKIRREIEELERSLEPGGAGIEVAVSDSSLSSDTDNGEDEDSDSHAEMEMEREDDSSDDDIEGSLPQDPETCLQMNHVYQEVIQEKIEEVKLLIAQNKEQQKEIMCELGGPKIAKAGDGRNLPANIFLGHFMKPYFKDKTTGIGPPSNEDAKEKAAQGIKSFEQLLSTKWKSREKTLLQKSVISDRLQRLLQPKLLKMSYWNQKLEKVKTEMEKQILEKQIKEVEQEIEAINQLPESDLIGNRFDEHDWEKISNIHFDGQRSSEELRKFWQNWEHPSINKKEWTEEEIERLKKIAAKHGYLDWQTIAQELGTNRTPFQCLQKYQIYNKDLKRKEWTKGEDQMLLELVQEMRVGSHIPYKKIAYYMEGRDSAQLIYRWTKSVDPSLKKGPWTPEEDSMLLAAVKKYGERDWYKIRTEVPGRSDAQCRDRYLKALHCDVKKGKWNLEEEEQLIELVEKHGLGHWSKIASELPHRTGSQCLSKWKLMIGSKKRSRPTKRRHVQESSSSSESSSEDIELDLADSSEEEKTSKEECVFPSIDLWIPTRTNMQESNKGRYQTPSLFCPVSADAKTSSSEGPSATCDGNKDRAADKSSELNTLLRGMARPHSTDIVVKNPVEVMTKASRCGKQVLQVTLENVRRVLRNNTCFQRKLQSKILKPSAAVLTKISGVSTSVGQKLQGLQNITEKTYRQERERLRRMNLDRKLLMAVTPWVGNVLLPCTLQTGKMAFHQTKADSIQEKLKSVSLVSTPLFTLFIQLFQIDTNGCMKVIRERRLRQSELLRANARRPQQASQNMETSSGNSSQSSTQKNSRRGIPRNAVRPVALKARETAAAVSESSAPVVQGAPPAQVQRQKPKTVSELLREKRLRESRAKKAMQRTVFVAPQMLVSGPLIIQHPPQQIIPSAQAESKSAAAGCTNSQAQCAPAPLPAFTSVAGSTSTPIVLENHSSSASETGKSPGSPQGAEQQSNKELKEQALEGSSEGGVFPGVNPAAAEKAPNQGGCNGQVLAGSSTSVVLQNQAFVPRQITVVPVGIESGTNKLSLSAPVTCELNSNGPQQRPVNLLPTLVTPQTGSHLIPNSILPFTWVVTPQALLPTTVQAVVSVPQGLPTAAVRSQWQTTVTSNGNVSSLGVPPVPAGASTPHPSSADTKAPSAQVAEGAHLGKTANHSITPLPVTSVSPGGTTSSGSSATPACSGGFSKASDSSAAQTALPVDAPTLHAVLLPQTQLPASTQGSDSPCVLSLTSLVKSHDSVTTHGSSSNPSTKGIVLQPGDPVPDNNVPRNSDGFAARALKNRLIASKPPTTQPADSPPQPTTSSAEKNLLDFTLISLEDEGLVKEWLNGKQGVQVPSLQTRLPYLPPFLCNLKALSKLLLQKAALEQQAACLLPSDASQDEGAGVDLNAIKELVQQKLGNNPAYLLLKARFLAAFTLPAVLATLPPPKVTTTLSASRKQYEESDEEEWQSEKEVSEEEESCGNELTGVRLDGTVGDEPGDKDADLLNQDMGAEEIAAQSALDSGADVADASAPQIRRSARFRKRRRI